TGCCATTTCTACCCCTTTTTCTTACAAATGTTTGATCCTATCCTTGTACCTCTCGAGGTATTTGGCATTGATTTCAGCCCCACCGGGCACATTTACGGAAACCCAAATGGGGGGTTCCACGCCTCTTTCAGCCAACATTTGGGCGACCTGAACCATCAGTGCTTGAAGGATAGCCGCGCCGATAACCCCAGAGGTGGGGCCCACTTTGTAAGGTATGCCCTCGAGTTCTATGGCCGCATCCCCCAACACCGCCCCGTTATCCAGAACCACATCGGCTACATCCGGGAGCTTCTTGCCACTGGAGTGGCGCGCCTCGACATTGGCACAATAAAGTAGCGAGAGCAAAGCGATCACTTTCAATCCCCGTGCTTTTGCCTGGATCGCCACTTCCACAGGTACTTCGTTGCGTCCCGACGTGGAGATAATGAGAATAACGTCGCCTGGTGTGGTATGATAAGAGTCCAGAATGATTTTGCCATAGGCCTCTTGACGTTCATACCAGTAACAGTTCTCACTCGCCTTGCGCAGTCCGAGCGTCGGTTCGATCATTGCGTTGGTTGGGGCGAGGCAGCCTGCACGGTAGAAGATTTCCTGCGCCAACAACTGGGAG
The genomic region above belongs to Chloroflexota bacterium and contains:
- a CDS encoding SIS domain-containing protein, encoding MTEKKAFELYLAEIQSMLKDVREKQKENILKAAEIIAQSVARGGILHVFGTSHSQLLAQEIFYRAGCLAPTNAMIEPTLGLRKASENCYWYERQEAYGKIILDSYHTTPGDVILIISTSGRNEVPVEVAIQAKARGLKVIALLSLLYCANVEARHSSGKKLPDVADVVLDNGAVLGDAAIELEGIPYKVGPTSGVIGAAILQALMVQVAQMLAERGVEPPIWVSVNVPGGAEINAKYLERYKDRIKHL